The region CTCCTGGGCTCCTCTTCTGTTCTCATCACTGACTTCTTTCCTTTGTACCTTCATAGGCAGCAAAGGGCAGCAATGAGAAACCACACCTATATGACAGAATTCATTCTGCTGGGACTGACAGACATCCCAGAGATTCAATTTGTAATCTTTATACTTCTCTTCCTCACCTATGTATTCAGCATCTTAGGTAACCTGACAATCATCACCCTCACGCTACTGGACTCCCATCTCCAGACTcccatgtatttcttcctccGGAACTTCTCCTTCCTAGAAATTTTCTTTACAACCACTTTTACTCCTAGGCTACTGTTCAGCATCTCAACCGGGAACAAGAGCATCAGCTTTGCTGGCTGCTTCACTCAGTATTTCTTTGCCATATTCCTTGGGGCCACAGAGTTTTACCTTCTGGCTGCCATGtcctatgaccgctatgtggccatctgcaaacccctGCATTACACGACCATCATGAGCAACAGAGTCTGCATCCAACTGGTTCTCTGCTCCTGGCTGGGGGGATTCCTCATCATTGTATCCCCAATCATCCTAACCAGTCAACTGAATTTCTGTGCCTCCAACATGCTGAATCATTATTATTGTGACTATGGACCTCTCACAGAAATATCCTGCTCAGACACACGACTCCTGGAGCTGGCTGACTTTATCTTAGCAGTTGTGACCTTGGTGGTCACCCTGGTGATGGTGATTCTCTCCTACGCAAACATCATCCGGACCGTTCTGAAGATCCCCTCTGCTCAGCAAAGGAAGAAGGCCTTTTCCACGTGTTCCTCCCACATGATTGTCATCTCCCTCTCTTACGGCAGCTGCATCTTCATGTACGTAAAACCCTCAGCAAAAGAAGGAGTTCCCTTCAATAAGGGAGTAGCTGTGCTCAACACTTCAATTGCCCCTTTACTCAACCCCTTCATTTACACCCTAAGGAATAAGCAAGTAAAACAAGCCTTCAAAGATGTGTCCAGAAAGATTGTGAGTCTTTAATGAATGTAAAGACCTCAAACTcaaaagaaaatctgaagagTAATAATATTCTTGAATTCCTCCCcatgaaaacaaaggcagaacTCCTTTAACCTTCTCCTTAGTAAAATAGCATCTCAGATGAATTTACCATAAAGAAGTGTCAAAGTTATATTCCAGACTTGCCAAGGAGTTGGGGGGCGGAATCTTCCAAAAccagttcaaatatttcttcccagTAAATAGATTTTTGAgccagacattttaaaattttacaagaaATCTAAAACAATACCACTCTTCTCATGACTTTTTTGCagattatagttattttaaataaaaatatattatttgtaaaaaaaaatttgtgctaaaaagaaatgtttgttatACAATTATTCTAAAACAAACgaatatatagattttttaaGTTCTCAGTTTAATTTCTAATAAGATTAAAAATGGATATAGATATAACCACTTGAtaaatttttatacaaaaaagATGCAGCAGGTAACACTGTCAGTCTGAGTACAAAAATGGAATAACTGGATAAAATTACTAGGACTGTCACAAGACTGATGGTCCTGGGCTTATTGGAAAAGTTTAACTTTACAAATGAGGCTCTTAATTTCATgaaagtctttaagaaagttgTGCAAACATATTTTCAGAAATACTAGACATTTTCCAGAAGAGGCTAGTAATTACATTTTGCAATAAGGCTTTATTTCactcttgaaaaaaaaacaccatCTTCTCTTAAGGTTGAGACAATTTTCTTCCTCATTATTCTTGCTCTGAGAATTCTAAAACTGTCTCCTTTTAGACATTTAATACAAAAAGGATTTTCAGTTGTAGGGTTGATACTTATGACTCTACCTCTCCTTCCAGTCATGAAATTAGAATGAAAACTATCACCAGGGGCATCTCCAACAGAGTGAATGTCCAACTTCCTCTTAAGGGAAGATTCAGAAGAGTAAGACTCTTCAGCCATGTTGCAATGGACAAAACCTACAGCACTCTGAGTGACCCTGAGCTGTAGAGGACATATTTTGGAGATGAACTTGAGGAGGCTGAGTGAAAGAACTGCCTAAGGATGCCTTAGGGAAAAACATCCACATTTTTTaaggatttgttttttaaagtgtagtTAAAGTGGGGAAGGCAAAAAAGCCTATATGGTGTAAGGTGTCTGCATCCTTTGAGGTAAAATCTTGATTCTAAGTGGACTGGGGAAAGTTAAGCATGCATATTGTAACTCCTACAGAAATGACttcaaaaattaaacacagagacacagtcaaaaatcacaagaaataagtgaatttaaagggaatcataaaaaaaacttcaaataacTGAAAAGTAGGCATGAAAAGGGAAACAGAGGAAATAAacagataataataaaatgatggaCATGACTCCAAACagatcaataattacattaaatataaatggtccaaaaatgccatttaaaatagAGATTATCAGAATGGATTTTTTATAAATGACATAACTATATGCTGTCTAGGTGAAATTCTCTTTGAATATAATGATTTATGCAGGTTAAAAGTAAATAATCTAGAAATATATACCATGAAGACACTAATTACGAAAAGAGTCGATTCACCAAGAAGACATCCAAAATGCATATGTACTTAAAAACACAATTGcaaaatatttaagttaaaaCATATAATTcaaacaagaaatagaaaatccacAGTTGTAACTGATGACTTCCACACCCCTCTCTCAGTAATAGATATAATTAGTGGACAGAAGATAAGCAAGGATATAGAAGAACTGAACAACTCTATAAAGTCAattagatataattgacatttatagacgATTCCACCTAAAACAGGAGAACACAAAGCCTTTTCACATGCACATGGACTATTTACCAAAACAGACCATACCCTGGGTCACAGAACAAACCtcagcagattttaaaaaactggaataATATAAAGTATGTTCTCAACTCATAATGGAACTAAACTTGAAATTAGTAATAGAAACATAACAGAAAATTCTCCAAGcacttggaaattaaacagcCACTTCTCAATAATTCATAggtcaaagaggaagtctcaaaagaaattagaaaatatattgaaTTGAATTAAAATGAGAACCCAATATACCACAAATTGTAATGCAAGCGATAACAGTATGTAAAGGGAAATTTATAACATTAAATGCTTGCATTGGAAAAGATGAGGTAGGATTTTTTTCTGCTTAGCTAAAATATAGCAGGCATATAATATTATGTAAATTTAAGCTAttcagtgtgatgatttgatatacatatatatactgaaATAAGGTTAACCACAATAGGGTTAGTTAACACATTCAACACCCCATATAGTTAGTTTTTTTGTTGTGTGTAGTGAGAATAGAACTATTCTTTTAGGAACTTCCaagtatacattatttttttactttttggaaatTTGAACAATAAGTTTTTTCAGAGataccttcatttttatttttttcagcctcattgagatataactgacatacaacctTCTTGAAGTTTAAGGTGtaaaacatgatgatttgatacaggCATATACtgggaaatgattaccacaataaggttagttagcATCTCCATTGCCTCAGTAaccacctttgtgtgtgtgttacagaAGATGAGTGAATTCTGGGCATCGAATGTGAAATACTGTTAGCTATAGTCACATGgagtacattagatccccagaacttaatcatcttataactggaagtttgtaccctttgatcaacATGTCCCTATTTTCCCACTCCTCAGTCCCTGGTAACTATCAATCTATTCTTAGTTTCTGAGTGcagatttttcagattccatataaaAGTGAGATAGCACaatacttgtctttttctgtctgatttatttcacctaGTATAATACTCCCAAGGAACATTCATGTTATTGTAAGTAggagaatttctttcctttatggctaaataatactccattgtgtgcaTATCCATCATCCTCTGACAGAtgcttaggttatttccataccttggctattgtgaaggATGCTCCAGTGAACATCAaaatgcagatatctctttgacatACTGATTACATTCCTtcagatatgtgtatatatatcctaGAAGTGCAATTGCTGCATTGTGtgatagttcaatttttaattttttaaagaatctccatactgtctccatagtggctgtaccaatttacatttccagcagcagtgcacaagggttcccttttctccatatctttgctgacacttatttcttgtctttttgataacagccattctaagtggtgtgaggtaatatttcgttgtggttttgatttgcatttccctgttgtcggttacaaaattctggttttttaagtgaaaaaaaaaagtgaatgaagggccacaaatggcaaagtatctttctttctcatgcgtgagttgtattccattacatatacgtatgctgcatcttcatcatctattcaactattgacgTGCACTTagatgcttccacatcttggcaattataaataatgttgctgttaatagcaaggtgtatgtatccttttgaattaatttttattttgttgttggctttatttctttgaaaactatgtaagtttaaaaatgttcttagaaacaatgaacagtacatacatgtaaactaaaaaatacatgtgcagtgaaaaaaatgagctatcaagccatgaaagacatggaagaaacttaaaagacatattactaaatgaaagaaaccagtctgaaaaggctacaaactgtacgattgcaaccaaatgacattctggaaaaggcacagctacaaaaacaataaaaagatcatggtttccaggggtttggggagagggagggagggaggaatgaacagatggagcacaagggatttttaggtatgatactatagtggtggctacatgacattacgcatttgtcaaagcccacagaatgtacaacatcaagagtgaaccctaatgtaaactatggactttggttgataataatgtgcccatgctggttcatcaattgtaccaaatatgactcactgatgagggatgtggagggtaggggagtataaaTGTGTAGGTGGGGACAGCTATGTgggaattctgtatttttttgctcagtctgctgtaaacctgaaaccaATCTAAACAAATAGgctattgttttaaaaagtaatctcaTTAAATGTCATGGctttaaatagtgaaaaaaaaagaaactgatgttgcagtttttactattattatcatcattattgcATCACTTCCCACAGGGCTTTTCTCCTGTAACTGACCCCCTTGTGACAGCTTCCTCACGGGTCTCTTTGGAGCACCTTCCCTAATTACCTGATAAGTTAATTcccaacattatttttttaaaaactaattaaaattttctggaCATGGATCCCAGGACAATATTTTAATCCCAATGTCTCTGCTGAGTAAACTAGATAAAATGTGTATCACTCAAACTGGtataaaattgaaaagaagtCCATAACCAGTCTTCAGAccaaatggagaaaatgagaCTTTGA is a window of Camelus bactrianus isolate YW-2024 breed Bactrian camel chromosome 12, ASM4877302v1, whole genome shotgun sequence DNA encoding:
- the LOC105077664 gene encoding olfactory receptor 6C4-like translates to MRNHTYMTEFILLGLTDIPEIQFVIFILLFLTYVFSILGNLTIITLTLLDSHLQTPMYFFLRNFSFLEIFFTTTFTPRLLFSISTGNKSISFAGCFTQYFFAIFLGATEFYLLAAMSYDRYVAICKPLHYTTIMSNRVCIQLVLCSWLGGFLIIVSPIILTSQLNFCASNMLNHYYCDYGPLTEISCSDTRLLELADFILAVVTLVVTLVMVILSYANIIRTVLKIPSAQQRKKAFSTCSSHMIVISLSYGSCIFMYVKPSAKEGVPFNKGVAVLNTSIAPLLNPFIYTLRNKQVKQAFKDVSRKIVSL